The following are from one region of the Mangifera indica cultivar Alphonso chromosome 14, CATAS_Mindica_2.1, whole genome shotgun sequence genome:
- the LOC123196084 gene encoding N-acylphosphatidylethanolamine synthase-like, protein MRKKMEWSAQANHMGGLPRKLVFMAVGAFAKTVAKFLITTYVHNADTLICLVHSRPCGVPLLTVSNHMSTLDDPVMWGFKGFPTMDAKLARWVLAVEDICFKNPPFPYVFRLGKSRFLIIVSEVCSEFEHDECFSLHIFVTENCNATVKCIPITKGGGIYQEHMNEAIKRLSDGEWVCIYDCTICTPMIDWAQFLKGFF, encoded by the exons atgagaaaaaaaatggaatgGTCGGCACAAGCGAACCATATGGGAGGATTACCAAGAAAATTAGTGTTCATGGCTGTTGGAGCATTTGCAAAGACGGTGGCAAAATTTCTCATCACCACTTATGTTCACAATGCTGATACACTAATTTGTCTTGTTCACTCTAGGCCTTGTGGGGTACCTCTCCTCACTGTTAGTAATCACATGTCCAC CTTAGATGATCCGGTCATGTGGGGATTCAAGGGTTTTCCCACCATGGATGCTAAGTTGGCTCGATGGGTTCTTGCTGTTGAAGATATTTGCTTCAAAAATCCTCCTTTTCCATATGTCTTTCGATTAGGCAAGTCCCGTTTTTTGATAATAGTATCTGAAGTTTGTAGTGAATTTGAACATGATGAGTGCTTCTCCTTGCACATCTTTGTCACTGAAAATTGTAATGCTACAGTTAAATGCATACCCATCACAAAGGGTGGGGGAATTTATCAAGAACATATGAATGAAGCAATTAAGCGTTTAAGTGATGGAGAATGGGTATGCATTTATGATTGCACAATTTGTACTCCTATGATTGACTGGGCTCAATTTCTTAAGGGTTTCTtctaa
- the LOC123196932 gene encoding mediator of RNA polymerase II transcription subunit 22b-like: MNKGGSGPTAAQKQKTLMQRVETDIANIVDNFSQLVNAARVNDPPVRNSQEAFMMEMRAFRMVQAADSLLKLVSELKQTAIFSGFASLNDYVERRTNEFNQPAEKTDRIMLELEKRQRLVSRSSKHIIILLPREAKFRHYELVTWEM, translated from the exons ATGAATAAAGGAGGAAGTGGGCCTACAGCAGCTCAGAAGCAGAAGACTTTGATGCAAAGAGTTGAAACTGATATTGCCAATATTGTTGACAATTTTAGCCAACTTGTCAATGCTGCCAGG GTGAATGATCCACCCGTTAGAAATTCGCAAGAGGCTTTCATGATGGAGATGCGTGCATTTAGGATG GTTCAAGCTGCTGATTCTTTACTTAAGTTGGTCTCTGAGTTAAAGCAAACTGCAATATTCTCAGGATTTGCCTCTCTTAATGACTATGTAGAACGGAGAACAAATGAGTTTAATCAACCTGCAGAGAAAACAGACCGAATTATGCTAGAATTGGAGAAGAGGCAGCGGCTAGTCTCAAGGAGCTCGAAGCACATTATTATTCTTCTGCCCAGAGAAGCTAAATTTCGGCATTATGAGTTAGTGACATGGGAAATGTAG
- the LOC123195472 gene encoding N-acylphosphatidylethanolamine synthase-like isoform X1: MGRKMEWAAQANHMGGLPRKLVFMAVGAFAKTVANFLNTTYVHNADTLIRLVHSRPCGVPLLTVSNHMSTLDDPVMWGFKGFPTVDAKLARWVLAAEDICFKNPPFSYVFRLGKCIPITRGGGIYQEHMNEAIKRLSDGEWLHTFPEGKVSQEDAPIRRLKWGTASLIDRAPVTPIVVPIVHHGFQEVMPENFMFGRRAPFPLCNKHINIVVGEPIKFDLPKMRQLAISKSRDPHLCSMGWPGSDSHGMDEAARRYLYSSISDKILTTMENLRSFGRSILK, encoded by the exons ATGGGAAGAAAAATGGAATGGGCGGCACAAGCGAACCACATGGGAGGATTACCAAGAAAGTTAGTGTTCATGGCTGTTGGAGCATTTGCAAAGACGGTGGCCAATTTTCTCAACACCACTTATGTTCACAATGCTGATACACTAATTCGTCTTGTTCACTCTAGGCCTTGTGGGGTACCTCTCCTCACTGTTAGTAATCACATGTCCAC CTTAGATGATCCGGTCATGTGGGGATTCAAGGGTTTTCCCACCGTGGATGCTAAGTTGGCGCGATGGGTTCTTGCTGCTGAAGATATTTGCTTCAAAAATCCTCCTTTTTCATATGTCTTCCGATTAG GTAAATGCATACCCATCACAAGGGGTGGGGGAATTTATCAAGAACATATGAATGAAGCAATTAAGCGTTTAAGTGATGGAGAATGG TTACATACTTTTCCTGAAGGAAAAGTGTCACAAGAAGATGCACCAATTCGGCGGTTGAAATGGGGAACTGCTAGTCTTATTGATCGTGCACCAGTTACTCCAATAGTTGTGCCAATTGTTCATCATGGTTTTCAAGAG GTGATGCCTGAAAACTTTATGTTTGGTCGAAGGGCTCCATTTCCATTGTGTAATAAGCACATTAACATAGTTGTTGGGGAGCCAATAAAATTTGACCTTCCCAAAATGAGGCAGCTGGCAATTTCCAAGTCTCGTGATCCACATCTTTGTAGCATGGGATGGCCTGGCAGTGACTCTCATGGAATGGACGAAGCTGCTCGCAGATATCTTTACTCTTCCATTTCTGATAAAATTTTGACTACCATGGAGAACTTGAGAAGCTTTGGTAGGAGCATTTTGAAGTAA
- the LOC123195472 gene encoding N-acylphosphatidylethanolamine synthase-like isoform X2, with translation MWGFKGFPTVDAKLARWVLAAEDICFKNPPFSYVFRLGKCIPITRGGGIYQEHMNEAIKRLSDGEWLHTFPEGKVSQEDAPIRRLKWGTASLIDRAPVTPIVVPIVHHGFQEVMPENFMFGRRAPFPLCNKHINIVVGEPIKFDLPKMRQLAISKSRDPHLCSMGWPGSDSHGMDEAARRYLYSSISDKILTTMENLRSFGRSILK, from the exons ATGTGGGGATTCAAGGGTTTTCCCACCGTGGATGCTAAGTTGGCGCGATGGGTTCTTGCTGCTGAAGATATTTGCTTCAAAAATCCTCCTTTTTCATATGTCTTCCGATTAG GTAAATGCATACCCATCACAAGGGGTGGGGGAATTTATCAAGAACATATGAATGAAGCAATTAAGCGTTTAAGTGATGGAGAATGG TTACATACTTTTCCTGAAGGAAAAGTGTCACAAGAAGATGCACCAATTCGGCGGTTGAAATGGGGAACTGCTAGTCTTATTGATCGTGCACCAGTTACTCCAATAGTTGTGCCAATTGTTCATCATGGTTTTCAAGAG GTGATGCCTGAAAACTTTATGTTTGGTCGAAGGGCTCCATTTCCATTGTGTAATAAGCACATTAACATAGTTGTTGGGGAGCCAATAAAATTTGACCTTCCCAAAATGAGGCAGCTGGCAATTTCCAAGTCTCGTGATCCACATCTTTGTAGCATGGGATGGCCTGGCAGTGACTCTCATGGAATGGACGAAGCTGCTCGCAGATATCTTTACTCTTCCATTTCTGATAAAATTTTGACTACCATGGAGAACTTGAGAAGCTTTGGTAGGAGCATTTTGAAGTAA